Genomic window (Phragmites australis chromosome 5, lpPhrAust1.1, whole genome shotgun sequence):
TTACGGTCGATAATCGTTGTAACACGGTCGGTAGTGATAGATTTCGTGTTATTTCGACGATGCATTGTGTTATGAGTTCGGTTGTGAACTGTGTAGTAGtttttttgtgtaaaatgcaTTGTTCAGTGATGAGTTCGGTTGATTCGTTGAGTTATATACCTTATTACATTGAATTGTCCATGTACATGCGAATGATGGTAATATTCATGCTAGATAATCGGCTATTTAGGTGTATATGGTGCTAATATTTGGtcaaataagtttattagttGGGTAAGCATcgataatttttgttcaattgagttgAGTAACGATTTGAACACATGTGGGCATATGTATTAGTAGGGTAACCATCGAGATTTCTTCTTCCTACAGAGAAATTGCAAACTAATCGATGACAGAtaaagatgtggtgtggcagcatggGGACAATTTGGCCTCGGGTTTTAAGTGTAATTATTACAATAAGGAGAagagaggcggtggtgccacaaggttaaaagaacatttggcagggcgcgGATCAAATGTTGTACActgtgatagggtgcctccagatgtacgtgattatttcagacgtgagctggatagggcaagagataagaggaagggaaagacGAGAGGGTTCGTAGGCAAGAATCAGCTAGAGTtcaagtagatttgacaagcgacaatgaggacacggaagaggaacaggtgcagcATGCCATAGGTCAATCGAGGGATGAGGAAGAGTTTAGGAGGAGGGCAGGCGAGTCCTACGAGCATAGAGGTGGTAGTGGTACTGACAGAGGGGGCTACTCTAAGCTTGAcgaggaggacacagatagcGACGTACCCCTACCTACTCACCTAGTGACAGACACAGTGAACACACCTGACTTGCAACAATAGGCTGCTACAGTGGTTGGTGACACACACACGggaaagagaaagaagcaaatgacgcatacaaagaagagcaagaggacTAAGGGTAAGagcaaaagacaagtgcaaagcgatgagagcacgaatagtgacccaaagagcccaacttaccaagaatcgaatgacagCAGTTCAAAGACTAACAGCGGTGATAATGATGGTCAAGGCGGTGATGCTCATCCATGCCAATCATCTGTCATTCCTCctgtgcaattcactggtgagagtcagttttcgcATGCCACGCAAGATCAGGACCGCGGTGCTACATCCTCACTAAGGCATATAATACATGGTGGCcacgatggaccacaagatagtgtgagctattccagcagctatggcatggagagtagttctggatcatatccgtaccactatcctGTCTCCGATGCTCATTCAGAgtctcctattcagtgggtctatgagtggcaagaccctgagttttatgccaCTTTGCAAGGACAATGGCCAACCACTTCTGTATGGACAGGATAAACATGGGCTGAGTTTAAGGCAGAGTTGTTATTGACATGACAGCTAATGCTAATGTCCACCGATGAGTACAATATGGCCGAATGTAATCGGcccccaagctggtggttctaaaggtgatgcaAATTTACTTTCGAAGGTCACGACaattccatatatatttattaactTCAGGCGCTACATATGTAATATACGCATATATTCGAAACAATCATTATATGTTCGTACTTGAATtgctattactatctgtttgttgccttcgaaacttcaaaaatatagcaaaggtcatgccaaaattttatataatattaaaaaacataCCATGGTTCTATATTATTTTTCCCCATGATTTAGTGgtcaattttttgtttattatgatttttcaaCTTAATTATTGATAATGTGTCCACACATCTCAGTAATCGCTAAAAATCGTTCGGTTATCGCATCAATTCGGTCGGTTTTCGATCTGTCGATTGCGGCCCAAACcgctcgatttatcgagcaaaccgctcggtaaccggtccaaaccgaccggttaccgagcgggcAAAAACTCGATTTTTTcgctaaatttcaaattttgccgaatgaattttctctgaatttttttgaatttttgaccggtaactaCGGTTACCGCGAGATTTCGGTTACCACCAGAGCTCGGCCGGTCGATAACATCAACCTTGGTCACACCTCACTTAGAGCATATACAATAGGATGTTTAGAAGAGCTGTAATGGAAAAAAATCGGGTTTTTTTCCACTGTAGTATCACATGTGTTTAGACAGATCTTAAGCATCGCTGTTTATATTAGTGTTAATATGATAGTTAACCATATTTAAGTACATATAGTCTttgtttgtattaaaaattactacTTTGAAGCACTTATAacctttttttattgaaaattacaatttttatgtaggTGTTAACACTCTTTTTATTTAAGCACCTAGCCATAAGCATTTCATGTCCTTATGCACGGATTTCAAAACTCATATATTAGATCATCTCTagtagatactctaaaaattcattctctataatactattacagtattcacTAACACTATTACGGTATCTTCTATTTTtatcatctccagcagctaccataTTTACTACATTCCATTACTTTCCATCTTTCCTCGGACCCACTGTCATCCTCTAGCTACAGTGATACAAACTCACTTTTGCTTCCGCAAATTTGCCAGACAGGGCCTCGTACCCATATCCCTGTGCCGGTTGATATGGGCGCTGTTGGAGAGCTTTCCCCCCGCTTCTGATCGGCAAAAGGACGAACATGGCAATCGACCCAATGATACAGGACATTTTGTCGCTCCCGTTAGAGCTGGCCTTAGCAAATTTCAAACTGCTATATCTACTAAACAATATATTTAAATTACAATCCGTTTGCACTATTATATTTCTTACAATTAAATCTACAAAATAAGATCTCACTTAGGTATGTTTCATGAGAGAAAAAATTGgtgacatgtgggtcccacatgcCATGCTCACATCTTTAGTCAGAATTAGCAAGGCTGAAATCCAAACAGCATTTTTCCTTCCATGCTTTGGCATTGCCCGTGAATTGGAAGGCTACGATCCAGACAACATTTTTTTCACCTGTATTTTGGCATTACCCACGTTTTGGTGACACCAAAATTTTGGTGGGACTAGTTTGGGctcaaaccaaacatgccctatgCCTCCACGTAGTGCCTCGTCTTTGCCGCGGTGCCTCGTAGGTGGGATGGGGCTTCGAGATTCCGACCGAGACGGAAGGGGGGAAGGCATCAGCGGACGGGTGGAGGAGCCGACAAAGAGAAAAGTTAATTATATATTTCAAAGTTGATCAATCTTTGATAATATATATGAAGTTGATTATTCTTTGATCATGTCCCATATAGACTATTTGTAGTAAAGTTTATCTTTCACGTCTCTTTCTCAATATGAAACAAGCTAGTCATTGTGATACATATGATCTAAGAATGATCAACTTCAAATATAATAACAAAAGTTGATCTATTTTGAGACATATAATCaaatccccctccccccccccccccccccccccggaagaagaggaagagagaaagcGAGCCGAACCAGTGGGCTTTTTACAAATATTCAGAAGATAACTATTAATCGCGATCCAAACCAAAGGATATTTTGCAAGATTCTGAATAAGATTATTAATCATCATCCAAACCAGGACACTATTTACAAATATAATTGCGATCTAAACCAGGGGTAATCTGGAACCAAACTAGGGATCTAATAGATATTCAGATCGTAATTATTGCAATCCAAATTAGGGTCCCTTTGCAAATATTCAGGATCACGGTTACAAACCCACCTATTTGCCAATATTCTTGGCTGGTGACATGGCTGCCAACGAGATCATGCTGCCGTCGGCGAGCTCCCCTCCCCCCGCCTCCATGGGTCCCACGCTCCCTTCCTAGAGATGCTTCCACGCTCCGCTCGTGGCCTTAGCTCCCTTCCAGAGATGCTCCCCGCCCGGCAACGAGACGGCGCCCACAGATGGCGGAGGCTGACTCTGTTCCTCGTCTCGTGCCTTTGGGCTAGTCtattattacatatattaaaaggCCAAGAGTCGAAGGCCAACCAGAGGGGTAAGTTATTGTAGCTATTGTTCATGTAGGTCTcgcgtgtgtgtatatatatacatatatatatacacgtataagtatacatatatggatatatatatatgtatatatacgtatacatatacatataatattattttattttcgggaaattctagaaaaatgtcttaatgaatattagttatattgataaatcgggtgaaataatctaaaatgcaaagaaaaatatctaaaacttaaaaaaatattaaacaaattttgttagattcATATTATTGTCGtctatatattaaaattatgtccACGTATGAAAGTACTCCTGTGTTccttataattaaataaatatgttaaaattgataaatttataaataaatattgagatgtccaaaattaatgaatctaattttttttagacttcttttatcatgctctgtgaaaaaaaatatatgcataacGTAGGCACACTAATCCACCTAGTTACTGCTTACTGCCGGACAAAAGTGACAAAGGGCAAGCCCTTGCTGGGGAAACGAGTGTTGGGCTTGGGTTGGACAGGCTCGGTTGAGGCCCATCACTACAATCAGTTCTTAGACTTTTGTGCTTTGGCCGTTCTCTTTCCGAAAATTATAAGAACTGATTTTTGCAATCGAAGCGAATTTCCCTGCATAGTTGTAGGGAGTTACATCCTAGGGGTTCAATAGGATATCTTTTTTCCCTACAGATTATTGATTTAAgtttatcttttttcttgaaatatTGTCATAAGGTCGGGTTCACTTAAGAAGGAGGTGACACCTAGGTGAGGTTTAtctttcaatttttcttttctttttatctttgATCAAGAGAACTTTTTCCTTCAAATTATTTTACAATTACTATGAAACGTCCAAACACAAATTTCAAGTGATTTGTGGATACATGTAACATTCTATGGTTCAATTTGTCTTGAGCCTACTTGCATACCGAGTAAACCACATACTCACATCTACTCACTTACATTTTCATTCTTATTTTGCGTAAAAAGACTAATTAAAGGTTGGTGCATGACCACTAAGGGTTACACACGCGTCATGGGCAACATGTATATGCCCCTAGACTGCACACATTTGTGTAACCGCGAGGATCGACTTGATATCCTTTTATAACATTCTAAGGTTCAATCTGACTTAAACCTACCCACATATTGGGTAAATCACACACTTACAGCAATCCTACTTACATTTTCATCCTTATTTTGCATAAAATAGTTAATAGGACCACTAACCTTATAAGTGGATCAAACTAGCCAAGTAAAATGGGACTAAACTTCCACACCTTTATACGTACATTCTGCACTTGGCCTAATCCTATATGGGTGTGATATGACACGTACCCTATTCAACTAATATTTTGCTAGCATGGCACTAAATTAATACATTTTCCTGTTTCTGcatcttctttttttcattcCAACCGGACCATGTATGTTGAATCTTTGAATTGGATCAATAAAATCCGATTAAAACTCCCTACATGTTTGAATATAGCGATTTTGGATCCAATCATTAGAACCACTATTTAATATCCCCGGAGGCGTCGCGACAGCTAAATTCGAGTCCGTTCAAAATCAGACGTGAACCAAAGATTTCTTTCCAAATTTGGACTTTTGAACCGACTccaaatctagaaaaatttgagTCCACTACAAGTATAAGGTTTGCTTATTTGACCACCGACGTCTTCTCCTTTCCATGCGCTTGCTTTCCCTATGAAGAACGCATCTGGCCGACCACCACTCATGTCCTCACTTCCTTTCATCATCCGTTTCCTCCTCTCCTGCCTGCCCCTCCTGCTGCAACTGCGAAGCCCCCGGCTCTGCTCGCTCCGCAGCACCAGCAGGCACCAACCTCCACTCCACCAGCAAACAAGCTGCAAAGCGAGCTCCTTTCTTTCACCAAATCCCCGATAAAACAACCACAAGCAACCTCTCTACTCTGATTTGCTCCAGTGCCCTTCCTCCCGGCATCAGATTCGCAGGTCCCAACCCACACAGCAGTGACAGCTCAGGGCGGTTGCCAAGTCAGTCCGGCTTTTTCCTGGTGGTTAACTTTTattgcgtcccttttggtgtTGGTTTACTGCCCATGCCACCGCCAATCCAATCCACAGGTCCGTTTCTTGCCAAGAGCTCTTGGCGGTTCCTGAGTTCTTGTCTGGTGCCAGTTTCAGGTTCCCTTCTCTGCTCTGGGTTTGATGAGGGATTGGTGAGTTCTTGAAAATATTGCAGTAATGCAGTTTGTCTTCTAGGAGCGAAGTTCAGTATTCACTTTGTTCTCTTCCCATTGTGCACAGTCCTGGGTGGACAGCTTTGATTGGAATTGAAGGAAGTGAGTGAGATTGTGAGAAGTCTTTGACCAAGGTTGCCAATGGAGGTTTGGACATCTTTTTGGAGCTTCTTCAAGTTCCTGCCTTTCTTCTGCGGTCTTCTCCTCCTAGGGATTATCAAAGGTGGACATAACGCTTGCTCTATTGGTCCATTCTGCTTGGCtgcttctctcttcttcttctttttttaacaaAAGTATGGATTGGAGTTGCAATGGAGGTTGTGTGCTTGTTTCATGAATTCGATCAATCAGTTGATGCGGTGTGTTGCATTTGCAAGTTTGATATGAAGAATGGATCTCGATTGAGCTATTCTCGTTCTGCTTGTACCCATGCTTGGTTGCTCCTTCAAACCATTGTTGTAGGCTTCAAATTTCAGTAATGATGGAACCAGGCTTCTTTGATTAGGCTTGCATAAATGCTCATATCACCAATGAAGTAGTCCTTTTATGAGTTGATACTTGATGCACAATATGCTTTGATAATAATGGAACCAATGGAGTGCATATTATTTGGTAATGTGTATGATGGGACCAAATTCAGACGATACCTTCCCCCCGTTTTATTCTTGCCAGATAAAGTATTGGCTTTCATGGACATTACCCAATCTGCCTGGTTCAGTTTTTGTATTTACGGATTTATTCATGTCATAGCTTTGAGTTAGACTTTATTACTTTTGCAGTTGTTCTTGATGGGGGATGTATACTGATTGTTGCAGTACATGCAATCTGAATTTGTAGCGACTTAAAAGGAAATATTTGTACTGTGATGATGATATTGAGTGTCTGTTAATTCTAGAATTCCAAGGTGTTCTTCtggtaaatattaatacattTGCTACATTTAATGGAGTGGCTGACTGCTTGGTAATTTTTGTTGATCTCTGTTCCTATTGGTCTTTAGATTCGTATTAATCCTCCTATCCAGGTGCTTTGTTTGGCCCATGGGCATGGCTTGTCATGACAATTGGAATTTCAGTACTCATTCTGGGCTTGTGGCCTATGCATGTGATTTGGACATATTACTGCATCATCAGGTAGTGTTTGCAATTTTGTGTAATTCAGATCTAAAAGAAAATGTAATGTAATGTGGCGTATCTAGATATGCTAATCTCCTCTTTATGAAAGCAGAACCAAGATGGTAGGACCGGTTGTACAGCTGCTGCTGCTTATTTCAGTAACTGTGATTTTAGTTCTATGGCTAATAGTCGGCATCGTGGGAAGCATCCTTGTTGGTTTGGCTTATGGCTTTCTAGCACCAGTAATGGCCACATTTGATGCAGTTGGGGAAGGGAAAGAAAAGCCACTTGTTCACTGTTTTGTGGTACAATTTACTTATTATAGTTTTACACTGACATCGGCTTGGTTTGTATTTTAACTGTTTAACATGGTTAGCTAACTTGAAACGCAGGATGGAACATGGAGCACTATCACAGGAAGCTGTACAGTAGTCAGGGACATGAAAGACATGCTGTTACACTCATATTTTTCAATCATGGATGAATTTCGTCTTCATGCACCTCCTTATGGAAAGCCATATGAGATAAGGTCTACTTTTTGTTATTGTTTTCAGCTTTTTCCATTCTTCCCAAGAAAATCACAACTTCTTTGTATTAACTTTTTTCCCCGATGCTTAGGCAAAACTCTTTATGAGTTCCTCGGACTTACTTGTGCAATACAACAGAGTACACACTAGCCATATTGTATTAAATGAGTCATTGTAACTGTGTAATAATAGAACCTTCATCTAATGTGCTAATTAAagtattttgtttgtttgtttattaTCTTGGGCAGCTTTTTTTTTACATGCCACAAACAGTTCAGGTTAACTATGAGATACACAATTAtgtcctcgcaaaaaaaaaatgaagaacacAAAATTCTCATACTTGAGAACTcacattaaaataaaaaaaattacatgggGAAGTGCCCCTTGTAAAATGTTGTTTACCAACCTATAAATCCTGATCTGATCGCTCTAATTTAATACCCTATTATGATTTTATTTTAACTGAGGAACTCTGTGTAACATTAGCAAAATAATTAACTTTACATCTCGCAGATTGCTTCATATTCCTGGTGCAGTACTCACTGCTGTTTGTGGACTCGTAGTGGATGCAGTAATGTTCACACTTTTAGCCTTGTACAAGTTCCCTGTGATGCTTTTTAAAGGATGGAAGCGGTTGATTGAAGATCTTGTTGGCAGAGAAGGACCGTTTCTTGAGACAGCTTGTGTGCCGTTCGCTGGTCTTGCTATCCTTCTCTGGCCATTTGCAGTTTTAGGAGCTTTTCTAGCCTCCATCATCTGCAGTATTCCTTTTGGTGCATATGCTGCTGTTGTGGTTTACCAGGTATCAACATATCTTTTTGGACTGGGAACAAAAGTTTTCATTTCTAGAGTAAAACTCGtattatgataaaatattacctGATTTAACTTGTTAGCTGTACAGGCATGAAGCTTACTTTTGCAGTCTTGTTCATATGCCAGGAATCCTCGCTTTTCTTGGGACTGTCTTATGTAATATCATCAGTATCCATTTTTGATGAATATACAAATGATGTACTTGACATGGCGCCAGGATCTTGCTTTCCTAGGTATGACTGGTTTATTCCATATTAAAATGTTATCCTTGCATTAAACCTTCTGAACAATGCAAGTTATTTAAAATTTCATTTTTCATGACCAGATTTAAATATCGGAAAGATGAGGCTTCATCACGCAATGGTTCACTCTCGAGGCCCACTTCATTCAAGGACAAGCATGATGTGAAGAAAGCTCCACAACGTGTTACATCATTTAAAAGTAGCTTTGATGAGTTCAATCCATTTAAGGTGATCTTTTCTTGGTAAAACTGCCAAAAAATATTTCAATGTGTTCCCAGTAAATAAGAATTCTCAATACCTACATTTGGTACATA
Coding sequences:
- the LOC133919222 gene encoding uncharacterized membrane protein At3g27390-like isoform X1, which translates into the protein MEVWTSFWSFFKFLPFFCGLLLLGIIKGALFGPWAWLVMTIGISVLILGLWPMHVIWTYYCIIRTKMVGPVVQLLLLISVTVILVLWLIVGIVGSILVGLAYGFLAPVMATFDAVGEGKEKPLVHCFVDGTWSTITGSCTVVRDMKDMLLHSYFSIMDEFRLHAPPYGKPYEIRLLHIPGAVLTAVCGLVVDAVMFTLLALYKFPVMLFKGWKRLIEDLVGREGPFLETACVPFAGLAILLWPFAVLGAFLASIICSIPFGAYAAVVVYQESSLFLGLSYVISSVSIFDEYTNDVLDMAPGSCFPRFKYRKDEASSRNGSLSRPTSFKDKHDVKKAPQRVTSFKSSFDEFNPFKLLDQLFAECKHHGKDLVAEGVITPKDIEGTKAGQVSNGVLNVGLPAYVILKVLLQSAKANSDGLILSGGSEITSDNRPKSKIFDWFFDPLMVIKEQIKAENFTEEEEAYLEKQVLLTGDPKRLKENLPQLPSLSDRKQAEIDAFARRLQGITKSISRYPTAKRRFDALVKALSEELAVTMGGSQSANGPQVRKMRSGIVRMLSQRSLGKTTSIRGDDQEAQLTSGA
- the LOC133919222 gene encoding uncharacterized membrane protein At3g27390-like isoform X2 produces the protein MTIGISVLILGLWPMHVIWTYYCIIRTKMVGPVVQLLLLISVTVILVLWLIVGIVGSILVGLAYGFLAPVMATFDAVGEGKEKPLVHCFVDGTWSTITGSCTVVRDMKDMLLHSYFSIMDEFRLHAPPYGKPYEIRLLHIPGAVLTAVCGLVVDAVMFTLLALYKFPVMLFKGWKRLIEDLVGREGPFLETACVPFAGLAILLWPFAVLGAFLASIICSIPFGAYAAVVVYQESSLFLGLSYVISSVSIFDEYTNDVLDMAPGSCFPRFKYRKDEASSRNGSLSRPTSFKDKHDVKKAPQRVTSFKSSFDEFNPFKLLDQLFAECKHHGKDLVAEGVITPKDIEGTKAGQVSNGVLNVGLPAYVILKVLLQSAKANSDGLILSGGSEITSDNRPKSKIFDWFFDPLMVIKEQIKAENFTEEEEAYLEKQVLLTGDPKRLKENLPQLPSLSDRKQAEIDAFARRLQGITKSISRYPTAKRRFDALVKALSEELAVTMGGSQSANGPQVRKMRSGIVRMLSQRSLGKTTSIRGDDQEAQLTSGA